TTGGCCAGCAAGGTGAAGTTCAACGCGGCTTCGTGATACAAAATACCGAGGCGTAAACGAGTAACCATGTCTGACGATGCCGCAGCCAGTTGCTGTGCAGCTGCAATACGGTTTCGGAGATTCACGGTGTCTGTTATCTCCATTACATCATCCAGCTGTTGTGCCGCTTCGGCCACGCTGCTGCGCGAAATTGTTTGTGCTGATGCCGTTACACTTGCTCCGGCAAGCACTAAAATTAAAATATGCTTCATAAGTGTTTGTTTCATGAAGCAAAGTTCTGTGCCGAAGGTTGCCCGATTCGTTGACGAGCGTCAAGATTTTTCGCGTTTAAGTATCCGGAGGCGGATTCTGCTCAGCGTTTCGGGACTTACACCAAGAAAATTGGCAATGTATTTTTGAGGTACACGCTGAAACATATCAGCCTGATTAAGCATAAGATTGCGAAATCGTTCCTCCGGACGCTCAGAAGACAGCGACATGGCTATTTCAGTGGCTCTTTGTGCAATTTGTTCTGCAATGAGCCGTCCGAAAGTTTCATATTTCGGGTATTGCGTATAAAGAGTAGTTAATTGATCACGACTAATGATTAGCAATGAACTATCTTCCATTGCCTGTAAATTAATTACCGCAGGTTGTTGTGTGTTAAAGCTCTGAAAATCGGTAACCCAACGGCCTTCAAAGGAAATATCACAAGTTTTTTCGTTGCCGTTTTTTGTGTGAAAGTGGCGTATGGTGCCTTGCTCAACAAAAGCAACGAACCGGCACACATTGCCTTCTTGCAAAAGAAATTTTTTGCGGGGAATGATCTGCCGTTCAAAAAACAGATCAACTAAGTTCAGCTCATCGTCAGAAATTTCAATCAGCGATTGAATATGACGGCGTAATTGCTCGTACATGACTTTTCATTAATGATGCAAGATACCTATCTGTAATGAAAAGAACCTTATCCCGCTCATAAGCATAAGGGCTGGTGTATTGGAGACAAAGTACCACCACGTCTGTTCACAGCACATCTGGTTTAGCACCGGTAACGTTTTTGTATCGCGCTTTCGGGCCAAAAGAAGACGCGAAGAAAAGCAGCAGGAAAATTCAGCGGAGCGCAAAAATTTTGTACCGCTTCTGGCCTGTGTTTACGACATACATAACTGTTTAATCTTGCTTTTCGCTTTTATTAAAGCGAAAAGGGTGCTTGTTTTTGCTGCGAATACCGACCTGTTTGCCTTTTTTCTTAACGACATCCGGCAATGTGATTTTAACAAATTGTTGGCTAATTAGAAGATACTATACATAATTATCAGTAATAAACGAGGTTGTATTTTATGAAAATGTAGTTTTTATTTGCTGGCAACTATGAAGAAGCGAGGCCCCAGGCGTAAATCAGGTATTTCCGATCCGGCAATTGTGCAGCTTGGAAAACGGATACGTGATTTGCGCAAAGCCGCCGGTTATAGTAGTCACGAAACATTTGCCTACGAACACAATATTGCCCGCGCGCAATACCTTGCCTACGAGCATGGCCGCGATTTGCAGTTCAGTAACCTCTTACGCATTGTACGCGCGCACCGTATGAGTCTGGCCGATTTTTTTGCCGAAGGTTTTGAAGAAGAATAAACAGCTTGCACAGGACCCGATCTGTGAATAAATGTTCCCGGTCGTCGCCAGTAAGATGTGCCGGGAACGTTTTTTTATAACGTTTACGGCCAGAAAACGGTAAGCCCCAGAAACCAGTCGCCGCGCCATTCGCGGGCC
The genomic region above belongs to Bacteroidota bacterium and contains:
- a CDS encoding Crp/Fnr family transcriptional regulator, with amino-acid sequence MYEQLRRHIQSLIEISDDELNLVDLFFERQIIPRKKFLLQEGNVCRFVAFVEQGTIRHFHTKNGNEKTCDISFEGRWVTDFQSFNTQQPAVINLQAMEDSSLLIISRDQLTTLYTQYPKYETFGRLIAEQIAQRATEIAMSLSSERPEERFRNLMLNQADMFQRVPQKYIANFLGVSPETLSRIRLRILKREKS
- a CDS encoding helix-turn-helix transcriptional regulator, encoding MKKRGPRRKSGISDPAIVQLGKRIRDLRKAAGYSSHETFAYEHNIARAQYLAYEHGRDLQFSNLLRIVRAHRMSLADFFAEGFEEE